In Bactrocera oleae isolate idBacOlea1 chromosome 5, idBacOlea1, whole genome shotgun sequence, a genomic segment contains:
- the IntS6 gene encoding integrator complex subunit 6 gives MTIILFLVDTSASMCQKAYVNGVQKSYLDIAKGAVETFLKYRQRTQDCLGDRYMLLTFEEPPANVKAGWKENHATFMNELKNLQSNGLTSMGESLKNAFDLLNLNRMQSGIDTYGQGRCPFYLEPSVIIVITDGGRYSYRNGVHQDIILPLNTQIPGTNFTKEPFRWDQRLFSLVLRMPGNKVDERAEGKVPHDDSPIERMCVVTGGRSYRVRSHYVLNQCIESLVQKVQPGVVLQFEPMLPKDGVPNEALQDIIFQPMKKMIYVQKHISQKTFPIGYWPLPEPYWPDPKAVTLPPRDAHPKLKVVTPAVDEPQMVRSFPVDKYEIEGSPLTLQILQKREMNKCWQVIISNGMHGFELPFGYLKASQNLTQVHLYVLAYNYPALLPLLHDLIHKYNMSPPNDLVYKFNAYVRSIPPYYCPFLRKALLNINVPYQLLQFLLPENVDNYLSPNIANQLKHIKNTAKQDQENLCMKVYKQLKQPKPPYRQIETAKLNPGVPLRRDLVRHPLLRETFSKLHAEIEPLENYTIVVPQLTRQSSAKSYRNPFDIPRRDLMEEIARMRETVLRPTPTSLVAKDSGHCLPIAEMGNYQEYLKNKDNPLREIEPTNVRQHMFGNPYKKDKHMVMVDEADLSDVAPMKSNNGAGGAPLPGVPGGIVPKKIDASRARKRKAGPIRKDYIFRRTSTDVRPSTPSLNVTSANASNSSVSSMSDFDDDSASETASISSNMSDDGDPDRLVVAFDFNEDEPGEPLINGYVRNFINGISDESSCDSDMSGPSTTPINSTAVIGMTVGGTLPLPPIVQMPSNNNVLPPMSPPGSPQPYINNFGQSIMTPVDVVPAAIGSIVAPNVLTNTNPTIAPNVFAPLQINGNALLSIPTTTPPLGAPVPVVTAATPALNIQASAYQHNDINDAQEISRILQQCHNGNAGISTATAAPNPDTTVTAGAPVKMETAESVLMPPPLAAVANSLSPVTLSANFDTLKRESMTNNVGITNSNHVTNHNQHNSVNSITTSNNIGNGASQRNSIVVSGPPPLTDEQRDAARKHNLEIRTQVFRDIRRPGRNYTQLLEHLNLIKGDFEMKSNFIKMCISESLRFRRKQMIDSIQEWWDKKQQQQLQTTTTTATS, from the coding sequence ATGACcataatactatttttggtcGACACATCCGCGTCGATGTGCCAGAAAGCCTACGTGAATGGCGTACAAAAATCATATCTGGATATAGCGAAGGGCGCTGTAGAGACATTCCTGAAATATCGTCAACGCACACAGGATTGTCTGGGTGATCGCTATATGCTGTTAACTTTCGAAGAACCACCCGCTAATGTTAAGGCCGGTTGGAAAGAGAATCATGCAACATTCATGAATGAGTTGAAAAATCTGCAAAGCAATGGACTCACCTCAATGGGTGAATCATTAAAGAATGCCTTCGATTTATTAAATCTGAATCGCATGCAATCGGGTATCGACACATACGGTCAGGGTCGGTGTCCATTTTACTTGGAGCCGTCTGTTATCATTGTGATCACCGATGGTGGACGGTATTCGTACCGCAATGGTGTACATCAAGATATTATACTGCCATTGAATACACAAATACCAGGAACAAATTTCACAAAAGAACCATTTCGTTGGGATCAACGACTATTTTCGTTAGTTCTGCGTATGCCTGGCAATAAAGTGGATGAACGTGCTGAGGGCAAAGTACCACACGATGATTCGCCCATAGAACGTATGTGTGTGGTGACAGGCGGACGTTCGTATCGTGTGCGTTCGCATTATGTTCTAAATCAATGTATAGAGAGTTTGGTGCAGAAAGTGCAACCGGGAGTCGTCTTACAATTTGAACCAATGCTACCAAAAGACGGTGTGCCAAATGAAGCGCTTCAGGACATAATATTTCAACCAATGAAAAAAATGATTTACGTGCAAAAACATATTTCCCAAAAGACCTTCCCAATTGGATACTGGCCTTTGCCGGAACCATATTGGCCCGACCCGAAGGCGGTAACATTACCGCCCCGCGATGCACACCCCAAACTGAAAGTAGTCACACCCGCTGTTGACGAACCGCAAATGGTGCGCAGCTTTCCCGTTGATAAGTACGAGATCGAAGGCAGTCCGCTTACTTTGCAGATATTGCAAAAACGTGAAATGAACAAATGTTGGCAGGTGATCATATCGAACGGAATGCATGGTTTTGAATTACCATTTGGTTATTTGAAGGCCTCACAGAATTTAACACAAGTACATCTGTATGTATTGGCATACAACTATCCGGCGTTGTTGCCGCTGCTGCACGACCTTATACACAAGTATAATATGAGTCCGCCCAACGATCTCGTGTATAAATTTAACGCTTATGTGCGCTCAATACCGCCATACTACTGCCCGTTTTTGCGGAAAGCGTTACTAAACATCAATGTACCGTATCAGCTGCTCCAATTTTTATTGCCGGAAAATGTCGACAATTATTTGTCACCGAACATCGCCAATCAGTTGAAGCATATCAAAAACACCGCAAAGCAAGATCAAGAAAATCTCTGTATGAAGGTGTATAAACAGTTGAAACAACCGAAACCGCCGTATCGACAAATCGAAACTGCAAAATTAAATCCCGGCGTACCATTGAGACGCGATCTGGTACGTCATCCATTGTTGAGAGAGACCTTTTCAAAATTACACGCTGAGATTGAACCACTTGAGAACTACACAATTGTTGTACCACAGCTAACACGTCAATCGTCGGCGAAGTCATATCGCAATCCATTCGATATACCACGACGTGATTTGATGGAAGAAATAGCGCGTATGCGTGAAACTGTGCTACGACCAACGCCCACCAGTTTGGTGGCGAAAGATTCCGGACACTGCCTACCCATTGCCGAAATGGGTAATTACCAGGAATACTTGAAGAATAAGGATAATCCTTTGCGCGAAATCGAACCGACGAACGTAAGACAACACATGTTCGGTAATCCATACAAAAAGGATAAGCATATGGTTATGGTGGACGAAGCTGATCTCAGTGATGTGGCGCCAATGAAATCAAATAATGGTGCAGGTGGAGCGCCACTACCAGGTGTGCCAGGTGGCATTGTGCCAAAGAAAATCGACGCATCACGTGCACGCAAACGCAAGGCCGGTCCCATACGCAAGGACTATATATTTCGACGTACTTCCACGGACGTGCGACCTAGCACACCAAGTTTGAATGTAACATCTGCAAATGCCTCAAACTCATCGGTTTCTTCAATGTCTGATTTCGATGATGATAGCGCCTCAGAAACCGCATCCATTTCATCGAACATGTCCGATGACGGTGATCCGGATAGACTTGTTGTCGCGTTTGATTTCAACGAAGACGAACCTGGTGAACCGCTAATCAATGGTTATGTACGTAATTTTATCAACGGCATTAGCGACGAAAGTAGCTGTGATTCAGATATGAGCGGGCCCAGCACAACGCCAATCAATTCTACGGCTGTTATTGGCATGACGGTTGGTGGCACATTGCCACTGCCACCTATAGTACAGATGCCAAGCAATAACAATGTATTACCACCAATGTCGCCGCCAGGTTCACCACAaccttatataaataattttggtcAATCAATTATGACACCTGTAGATGTGGTGCCTGCTGCAATCGGCTCTATAGTAGCGCCAAACGTGTTGACCAATACCAACCCAACGATAGCGCCTAACGTATTTGCTCCTCTTCAAATCAACGGTAATGCTTTGCTTAGTATTCCTACAACAACGCCTCCATTAGGAGCGCCAGTACCCGTTGTAACCGCAGCAACTCCCGCACTTAATATCCAAGCATCTGCCTATCAACACAACGATATTAACGATGCTCAAGAAATATCGCGCATATTACAACAATGCCACAATGGCAATGCTGGCATATCGACTGCAACTGCCGCGCCGAATCCCGATACCACAGTCACTGCAGGTGCGCCGGTCAAAATGGAAACAGCAGAGTCTGTGCTAATGCCACCACCATTAGCCGCAGTGGCGAATTCACTGTCGCCTGTGACACTTTCAGCCAATTTCGATACGTTGAAACGCGAGTCAATGACCAATAATGTGGGTATAACTAATTCAAATCATGTGACCAATCACAATCAACACAACAGCGTTAACAGTATAACAACTAGCAATAACATTGGTAACGGCGCTAGTCAACGTAACTCAATTGTGGTGTCGGGGCCACCGCCACTCACAGATGAACAACGAGATGCGGCACGTAAACATAACCTGGAAATTAGAACACAAGTTTTTCGCGATATACGACGTCCAGGTCGTAATTATACACAATTGTTAGAACATCTCAATTTAATTAAGGGCGattttgaaatgaaatcaaatttcataaaaatgtgcATCAGCGAATCGTTGCGTTTCCGACGAAAACAAATGATTGACAGCATACAAGAGTGGTGGGACaagaaacaacagcaacaattacaaacaacaacaacaacggcgacaagttaa
- the LOC106614402 gene encoding DNA replication complex GINS protein PSF1 isoform X1 yields the protein MFADKAFELIKELERSSQTIPPFDDDGVRQVLEEIKAIFEENCAQAANYSTSGDRTLWPLLNFRHAALQRNKRCLLTYLFKRLLRIRALRWEFGPIIPADIKTSLCEPEVNFFNTYSKSLASYMRSIGDGQGIDLTGDLRPPKSLYIEVRCLEDYGKFELEDGEVIYLKKNSQHYLPRAQVETLVRQGILQHIA from the exons ATGTTTGCTGATAAAGCTTTCGAGTTAATAAAAGAACTAGAACGTTCTTCACAGACTATTCCACCTTTTGAT GATGATGGAGTGCGTCAAGTATTGGAGgaaattaaagcaatttttgaagaaaactgTGCACAAGC TGCAAATTATTCAACCTCTGGTGATCGCACTTTGTGGCCATTACTAAATTTTCGACACGCCGCCCTGCAAAGAAATAAACGCTGTCTACTAACATATCTTTTTAAACGTTTGCTACGTATTAGAGCACTTCGTTGGGAGTTTGGACCAATTATACCAGCAGATATTAAAACATCGCTGTGCGAACCTGAAGTGAACTTCTTCAACACATATTCAAAGTCATTAGCATCCTACATGCGTTCTATTGGTGATGGACAGGGGATTGATTTAACGGGTGATCTACGCCCaccaaaatctttatatattgAAGTGCGTTGTCTGGAAGATTATGGCAAATTTGAATTAGAAGATGGTGAagtgatatatttaaaaaagaacaGTCAACATTATTTGCCGCGTGCGCAAGTGGAAACGCTGGTTCGCCAGGGAATTCTACAACATATTGCATGA
- the LOC106614402 gene encoding DNA replication complex GINS protein PSF1 isoform X2, whose product MFADKAFELIKELERSSQTIPPFDDDGVRQVLEEIKAIFEENCAQAALRWEFGPIIPADIKTSLCEPEVNFFNTYSKSLASYMRSIGDGQGIDLTGDLRPPKSLYIEVRCLEDYGKFELEDGEVIYLKKNSQHYLPRAQVETLVRQGILQHIA is encoded by the exons ATGTTTGCTGATAAAGCTTTCGAGTTAATAAAAGAACTAGAACGTTCTTCACAGACTATTCCACCTTTTGAT GATGATGGAGTGCGTCAAGTATTGGAGgaaattaaagcaatttttgaagaaaactgTGCACAAGC AGCACTTCGTTGGGAGTTTGGACCAATTATACCAGCAGATATTAAAACATCGCTGTGCGAACCTGAAGTGAACTTCTTCAACACATATTCAAAGTCATTAGCATCCTACATGCGTTCTATTGGTGATGGACAGGGGATTGATTTAACGGGTGATCTACGCCCaccaaaatctttatatattgAAGTGCGTTGTCTGGAAGATTATGGCAAATTTGAATTAGAAGATGGTGAagtgatatatttaaaaaagaacaGTCAACATTATTTGCCGCGTGCGCAAGTGGAAACGCTGGTTCGCCAGGGAATTCTACAACATATTGCATGA
- the Rtel1 gene encoding regulator of telomere elongation helicase 1 homolog, protein MPEYIIAGIPVHFPFEPYDVQTAYMEKVISCLRDGTNGVLESPTGTGKTLSLLCSSLAWLLSRKADMQSLVQRNARGGAAAQQAVNEFNAIQSRNASWGIPKIIYASRTHSQLTQAMQELKRTSYSFMRAVVLGSRDQLCIHPEVMREQGNSNKVQLCKLRIQTRTCSFYNRVESKKDSPELKEQSVMDIEDLVKVGQKLKVCPYYASKELTSDADITFMPYNYLLDPKARKANKVDLNNTIVILDEAHNIEKICEESASVQIRSSDIALAIDDVTHVMKAMMSENALDFMSNDEPKDFKLEDLALLKEMLLDLEKGIDAIVVENKAEGTTFPPSFMFDLLAEAKFTPAAAPATLNLLDRLVQFMTVQSQNSAFRKGGSFEVLSNLLSVVFVKKEDIIAKVLRSFKVHVQIEELKQQTKNSGKDGWLSKASSSSTVSTKLPKIINYWCFNPGFGMEQLLNTQVRSIILTSGTLAPLKPLIAELAVPIAQSLENPHIVNQSQVFVKIIGTGPDREQLISNFANRDNPKYLSSLGQTVLNVSRIVPDGLLVFFPSYPLLNQCVNAWQASGLWAEVSRHKPIFVEPRSKDSFTTTMEEFYKSIRDAKGAVFMAVCRGKVSEGLDFADRNGRAVIITGLPFPPLKDPKVILKKRYLEDNRTKENELLTGQAWYSLEATRAVNQAIGRVIRHRHDYGAILLCDMRFAQPNQVSQLSKWVRGHLGTTPKSVPFGSIVRELREFFRNADKTLPKPKERSIESLVSETCEEAGIVQSPFFANSKLVLEAKNKFTTAQTMAMKVEKTNTIEGWTPDDYKMAAGRSQNSKVPNAMDFMSRLDTNVKSIDFNGASCSDSPRHNQVSLYKRERNSPTSSPSSSGSASLANVKRKRYKLVKDTSIIDSSTSCTSPSLDEFGFTSKARLSLDPPVVEKQAPQERVEFLRILRSSLSPDDFSAFTAALMAYSRQDKIEEFLELLVRVLAKPELHYMLRGMRRFIKMNHKELFDASTAHILS, encoded by the exons ATGCCGGAATATATAATCGCCGGCATACCGGTGCATTTTCCATTTGAACCTTACGATGTACAAACGGCATATATGGAAAAAGTAATCAGCTGCCTACGTGATGGCACGAATGGTGTGCTGGAGTCTCCAACTGGCACGGGTAAAACATTAAGTCTACTATGTTCATCTCTAGCTTGGTTGTTGTCGCGAAAGGCGGATATGCAATCATTAGTACAAAGGAATGCGAGGGGCGGAGCAGCAGCACAACAAGCGGTTAATGAATTCAATGCAATACAGTCGAGAAATGCTAGCTGGGGCataccaaaaattatatatgcctCTCGTACACATTCCCAACTAACGCAAGCCATGCAAGAGTTGAAGCGTACATCATACTCTTTTATGCGCGCCGTAGTTTTAGGATCGCGCGACCAGTTATGCATTCATCCAGAAGTTATGCGAGAACAAGGCAATTCCAACAAAGTGCAACTTTGTAAATTGCGCATACAAACGCGCACATGTTCATTCTACAATCGTGTGGAATCCAAGAAAGACAGTCCTGAGTTAAAAGAGCAATCTGTAATGGATATTGAAGATTTGGTGAAAGTAGGCCAGAAACTTAAAGTGTGTCCCTATTATGCATCTAAAGAATTGACTAGTGACGCGGATATAACATTTATGCCATACAATTATCTTTTAGATCCAAAAGCGCGTAAAGCAAATAAAGTTgacttgaacaatacaattgtaATATTAGATGAGGCacataatatagaaaaaatttgcgAAGAATCTGCATCTGTGCAAATACGTTCGTCGGACATAGCTTTGGCTATTGACGATGTCACGCATGTAATGAAGGCAATGATGAGTGAAAACGCGTTAGATTTCATGAGCAATGACGAGCCGAAAGACTTTAAATTAGAAGATCTGGCATTACTTAAAGAGATGCTGTTGGATTTGGAGAAAGGCATTGATGCTATTGTAGTCGAAAACAAAGCAGAGGGCACCACATTTCCACCTTCATTTATGTTTGATCTGTTAGCTGAGGCAAAA TTTACTCCAGCTGCAGCACCTGCAACATTAAATTTGTTAGATCGACTTGTTCAATTCATGACTGTTCAGTCTCAAAATAGCGCATTTCGCAAAGGTGGTAGCTTCGAAGTGCTTTCTAATCTGCTAAGCGTCGTATTTGTTAAAAAAGAAGATATTATAGCAAAGGTGCTCAGAAGCTTCAAAGTGCATGTGCAAATCGAAGAATTGAAACAGCAGACCAAAAATTCTGGCAAGGATGGCTGGTTGTCGAAAGCGTCCAGTAGTAGCACAGTCTCCACCAAATTACCCAAAATTATTAACTACTGGTGTTTCAATCCCGGTTTTGGCATGGAACAACTTTTGAATACACAGGTACGCAGTATAATTTTAACGAGTGGCACCTTAGCGCCTTTGAAGCCATTAATTGCCGAATTAGCGGTACCAATTGCACAAAGTCTTGAAAATCCGCACATTGTTAATCAATCGCAAGTTTTCGTTAAAATTATCGGTACTGGGCCCGATCGAGAGCAGCTCATATCAAATTTTGCCAATCG CGACAATCCGAAGTATCTCAGCTCTTTGGGTCAAACAGTACTCAATGTTTCACGTATCGTACCCGACGGTCTTCTCGTGTTCTTCCCCTCCTATCCACTGCTTAATCAATGTGTAAACGCTTGGCAGGCCAGCGGACTTTGGGCGGAAGTATCTCGACATAAGCCGATCTTTGTGGAACCACGAAGTAAAGATagctttacaacaacaatggagGAATTCTACAAAAGTATACGCGATGCAAAGGGTGCGGTTTTTATGGCGGTATGTCGTGGTAAAGTATCCGAGGGTCTTGATTTTGCCGATCGTAATGGTCGCGCTGTGATTATTACGGGCCTGCCGTTTCCTCCACTAAAAGATCCAAAAGTGATTTTAAAGAAACGGTACTTGGAAGATAATCGCACAAAGGAGAATGAG CTTCTAACTGGACAAGCATGGTATAGCTTAGAGGCGACTCGTGCCGTTAACCAGGCTATCGGTCGTGTTATTCGTCATCGACATGATTATGGCGCAATTTTATTGTGTGATATGCGTTTTGCACAACCTAATCAGGTATCACAGTTGTCCAAATGGGTACGTGGACATTTGGGCACAACACCGAAAAGTGTGCCCTTCGGTTCGATTGTGAGAGAATTACGTGAATTCTTTCGAAATGCAGATAAAACT CTTCCAAAACCCAAAGAGCGAAGTATCGAATCTCTGGTAAGCGAGACTTGTGAAGAAGCTGGTATTGTGCAAAGTCCTTTCTTCGCTAATTCAAAATTGGTGCTTGaagcgaaaaataaatttacaacggCGCAAACAATGGCGAT GAAAGTTGAGAAAACAAATACAATCGAAGGTTGGACACCCGATGACTACAAAATGGCCGCAGGACGGTCTCAAAATAGTAAAGTGCCGAACGCTATGGACTTTATGAGTCGACTAGACACCAATGTAAAG TCTATAGACTTCAATGGTGCCAGCTGCAGCGATTCCCCACGACATAACCAAGTTAGTTTATATAAACGTGAGCGAAATTCACCGACTTCCAGTCCAAGCAGCAGTGGTAGTGCATCCCTTGCTAATGTTAAAAGAAAACGCTATAAATTAGTGAAGGATACCTCCATTATCGACTCCTCAACCAGCTGCACATCTCCATCTCTGGATGAATTTGGTTTTACATCAAAAGCTAGATTATCCCTTGATCCACCAGTAGTGGAAAAACAAGCACCACAAGAGCGAGTGGAGTTTTTACGAATA ttacgCAGTTCTCTATCTCCTGATGATTTTAGTGCCTTTACAGCAGCGCTAATGGCATATAGTCGTCAGGATAAAATCGAAGAATTTCTAGAACTTTTAGTGCGGGTATTGGCCAAACCGGAACTGCATTACATGCTGCGTGGCATGCGTCGATTTATAAAAATGAACCACAAAGAGTTGTTTGACGCAAGCACTGCGCATATTTTATCATAa
- the LOC106614398 gene encoding uncharacterized protein encodes MVEEGGCLRQTGASLSTSMVASSNAGSNVKGGKYVWSDRELLMHLQNYTPLILLIDFVEKTRTKRFYEAGERYEILMLIFIMRKGAPFCENKRFPEEYWVNLSVGPIAEAFDRLSAAIDIPDPQLPIHMTVTDLTSWKQQFDAAILDIRRFAYYTEPLVLADVGVYNRTTFEERFGLHWRID; translated from the coding sequence ATGGTTGAGGAAGGCGGCTGTCTTAGACAAACAGGCGCTTCCTTGTCGACCAGTATGGTAGCCAGTTCGAATGCAGGCAGCAATGTCAAGGGCGGTAAATATGTGTGGTCAGATCGTGAGTTGCTGATGCACTTGCAAAATTATACACCCCTCATATTACTCATTGACTTTGTGGAGAAGACGCGAACAAAACGCTTTTATGAGGCAGGTGAACGCTACGAAATACTTATGCTTATATTCATTATGCGCAAGGGAGCACCGTTTTGTGAAAATAAGCGTTTTCCCGAAGAGTATTGGGTGAATCTGTCAGTGGGTCCCATTGCCGAAGCCTTCGATCGTTTGTCGGCCGCTATCGATATACCGGATCCGCAATTGCCAATACATATGACCGTTACGGATTTAACCAGTTGGAAGCAACAATTTGACGCAGCAATTTTGGATATACGACGTTTTGCTTACTATACAGAACCGCTCGTGTTAGCCGATGTGGGCGTTTATAATCGTACAACATTTGAGGAGCGTTTTGGCTTACATTGGCGTATTgattaa
- the lin-52 gene encoding protein lin-52 homolog: MSNSNRSRTLLKGSMIKDDSPEDGLYSLEKLRTSPELWPEKIPGISNFIAMSDTPIRTPVPQWSKDLSQEDINAMIQLSNMPFSNLIMEIKKMYDEAYQLGVSEAKEMTRGKYLGIFNNAKKKSI; encoded by the exons aTGTCGAACTCAAATCGAAGTCGTACACTTTTAAAAG GGTCTATGATAAAAGATGACTCACCTGAGGATGGATTGTATTCACTCGAAAAATTACGCACATCCCCCGAATTATGGCCTGAAAAAA TTCCTGGTATAAGTAATTTTATTGCAATGAGTGACACTCCTATACGCACCCCGGTACCGCAGTGGTCCAAGGACCTCTCACAGGAGGACATAAATGCTATGATAC AGCTTAGTAATATGCCGTTCAGTAATCTAATAATGGAGATAAAGAAAATGTACGATGAAGCCTATCAATTGGGTGTATCGGAGGCCAAGGAAATGACACGCGGCAAATATTTGGGTATTTTTAACAATGCTAAAAAGAAATCTATatga